In Deefgea piscis, the DNA window CGGCACACGTTGCTGGTGTTCAAGAAATCATCATGGTGGTGCCAACACCGCGTGGTGAGCGCAATGATATGGTGCTGGGTGCAGCGTATGTCGCGGGTGTGAGCCGTGCCTTTACCATTGGTGGCGCGCAAGCCGTTGGCGCATTGGCATTTGGCACGCAAACCATTCCGCAAGTCGACAAAATCACCGGCCCAGGCAATGCCTACGTCGCCGCCGCCAAACGTGCAGTATTTGGGATTGTCGGCATTGATATGGTGGCTGGCCCATCCGAAATTCTGGTGATTGCCGACGGCAATACGCCTGCCGATTGGGTGGCAATGGACTTATTTAGCCAAGCCGAACACGACGAAATCGCCCAGTCGATCTTGCTGTGTACCGACGCTGCTTACTTAGCTGAAGTTGAAGCCAGCATCGCTAAATTACTACCAAGCCAGCCGCGCAAAGACATTATCAGCGCATCACTGGCCAATCGCGGCGCGCTGATTTTGGTGAAAGACTTAACTGAGGCCTGCGAAATCAGCAATTACATCGCACCAGAGCATTTGGAATTGTCAGTGGCCAATCCAGACGCACTATTGCCGCAAATCCGCCATGCGGGAGCGATTTTTATGGGGCAATTCACCTCAGAAAGCTTGGGCGACTATTGTGCAGGACCCAACCATGTGTTGCCGACGGCCCGCAGCGCGCGTTTTTCCAGCCCGCTCGGTGTGTATGACTTCCAAAAGCGCTCGTCGATTATCAAAGTCTCTGAAGCCGGCGCACAAAAGTTAGGCAAAATCGCCAGCGTGCTCGCGCACGGTGAAGGCCTGACAGCCCACGCCAATGCCGCTGAACTACGCTTAAAAGCTTAAACCAAACAGCCCCACAATCACGATTGTGGGGCTGTTGAGATTAGCAATTTATAACTTAAGTATTGCTCTATAGACTAATAAGAAAACAAGCTACAGCCACATACCCTAAACAAGTAATTCACTCAAACCACTCAAATCGGGTGAAATATTGGGCACCATCCCCGCATTTAAATGCAGCAAAATAAAATTCACTCGGCGCGCTAAATCATCCGCTAATTCAAACTGCCCCGTATTGCGAGCGTAACGCTCGGCCTGCTCACTTAAACGCATCTCTAAATGCCGTAAGCCATCGGCTTTTGCAATCAACAAGCCACGCTGAATAATACTCAGCGCCGAGACCAGCTGCCCTTTCTTGGCCATTAATTGCGCCCATAACGCCAATAAATTAACCTCGGCCCAATGATATGGCGTGCTAGCAACAATCGCTAAACCATCCGCAATTAAATTTTCTGCAGTGATTAGATCGCCCGTTTCTAGCTTAATTTCAGCCAAACGATAGGAACTGGTCGCCGCATAATGTGGCAGTTTCTGCTGTAAACACAGCTGCAAAGCTTCGCGCAGTAACGCTTTTGCTGCAGGGATTTCACCGATCTTTTTTAAATTAACCGCCCAATTAATTTTGGCCTTAACCAATAAAAATGGCTCGTCATGCCCCAGCAATAATCCATGCGCTAGGCTGTGCATTTTCGCCGCCAATGCATAGTCGCCACCGGCATCACAAATTTGCCCCAAGCCAATTAAGGCCAAACTGCGTGTTTTTAATAACTCGACTTGTTTGCCACACAAGACCGCACATTGCTGCCAATGCTCAAGCGCTTGGGGGTAACACGCTTGCGAGTAGTAACAACGGCCAATTTGCTCCAGAATTTCTGGCGTGCGCTGCATTTGCTTGAATTCTTCGGCGTAGACCAATGCTTCTGTTAAGCAGCTCAGCGCATGCTTTACATCCCCTAGCTGATCTTCGATTTGCGAGAGCAACAAAGCGCAATCAATCAAACAAGGCGCATCAAACACTTGCCGTGCTTCAGCTAACAACGCCAAACACTGCGTGCGTGCGCGCACCGGTTCGATAAACATCGATTGCGTTACCGCCAATACGCGCTGTTGTCGCATTACTTGCTCGGTTAATGGCAGCTCAAACACAGAATGGATTCACCCCTTGAATTTGTTGTACTCAGATTCATCCGCGGTATAGTACGGACGAATAGGCGTTTTCAGACGATTATTTGCCTTATTATCGTCATCAAGGTCGAATTACTTGAGCGAGGCGCCAAGATAAATGTCATTACTGCAAATAATAGTGTCAGATTAAACCTGAATGCCCAGCGACAAGCTTCGAGCCCATTCACTTTTGTAAGAAAGAATCGCGGTGGCGACCGTAACGATTAGGCGGATTCTGATAGAATAGGACGACATCATCGTGGTCCGCGCATTCCGCTGAATGCCCTTTGCCAATCTCGAGAACAGACTCATGCGCCAAGTAACAGTTAGCCGCAATACCTTAGAAACTCAAATCACCATTACCCTCAATTTAGACGGCACGGGAATCAGTAAATTTGATACCGGTGTACCTTTTTTTGAACATATGCTCGACCAAGTCGCTCGCCATGGCCTGTTTGATATTGAAATCAAAGCCGTTGGTGATTTGCATATTGATGCCCATCATACTGTTGAAGATGTCGGCATTACGTTAGGGCAAGCCTTTGCTCAAGCGGTTGGCGATAAAAAAGGCATTGTGCGCTATGGCCATAGCTATGTGCCACTGGATGAAGCACTCTCGCGCGTGGTCGTCGATTTATCGGGCCGCCCTTGCTTGGAATACGATTGCGAATACACCCGCGCAATGATTGGCGGCTTTGATGTTGATTTATTTGGTGAATTCTTCCGTGGTTTTGTTAACCATGCCGCCATTAGCTTGCACATCGACAATCTAAAGGGCAAAAACGCCCACCACCAAGCCGAAACGATTTTTAAAGCACTTGGCCGCGCATTACGCATGGCCGTTGAGCACGACCCCCGCATGGCGGGCATCACGCCATCGACCAAGGGCACGCTAGTCGGCTAATTTGGCTAAAAACATTAACCACAGAGACACAGAGGCGCAGAGACAAACCAAGACGACCAATGAACACTCAATCGTTTTTGTTTTTCCACTACTCCCTCTGTGTCTCTGTGCCTCTGTGGTGAAATATTTAAAATGAAAATAGCAATCGTAGATTACGGCATGGGCAATTTGCATTCGGTGACCAAGGCATTGGAGTTTGTCGCGCAAGCCGATGCTGAAATCATCCTCACTGCCGACCCTGCTGTTGTGGCCAGCGCAGATAAAGTGGTCTTTCCTGGCCAAGGTGCCATGCCCGATTGTATGCGTGAACTCGAAGCCAGCGGCTTAAAGCAAGCCGTACTCGATGCCGCGGCGAGCAAGCCTTTTTTAGGCATTTGCGTTGGTGCACAGTTATTGTTTGAACATAGTGAAGAAGGCAATATGGATTGTCTTGGCGTATTTAAAGGCAAGGTGATTAAGTTCAAGCCCGAAAATATGCATGACGAGCACGGCCAAAAACTCAAAGTGCCGCATATGGGCTGGAATGAAACATTCATTGTGCAAGACCACCCACTGTGGGCTGGCATTGCCGACAAAGAGCGCTTTTACTTCGTTCATAGCTATCATTTTGCGCCGGCCGAACCACACGACACCATCATTGAAACCAGTTATCCCAATCGTTTTGCCGTGGCAATTGCTAAAGATAATATTTTTGCAATCCAATGCCACCCCGAAAAAAGCCACACTGCGGGACTGCAATTATTAAGAAATTTTGTGCATTGGAATGGTAAGCAATAAGCTAAGCAGATATTCAGTTTGAAATCGCTTCGCTCAATTCAGTTAGTTTTAACCTATACTGCTTACTTGGCTTTGACCTATTAACGACTCTTTTACTTTTACACGCTAACATCATGCTGATTATTCCTGCAATTGATTTAAAAGATGGCCAGTGCGTACGCCTGCGCCAAGGTGAAATGAACGACGCCACCGTATTTTCTGACGACCCAGCAAGCTTCGTTAGTCATTGGCTCGATCAAGGTGCGCGTCGGATGCATTTAGTCGATTTAAACGGTGCGTTTGCGGGTAAGCCAAAAAATTTGGCTGCGGTAAAAAAAATCCTCGCGGCAATCAATGGCGAAGTGCCGGTGCAATTGGGGGGCGGCATTCGCTCGCTGGAAACCATCGAAATGTATCTGGATGCCGGGATTGATTACGTCATTATTGGTACCGCCGCAATCAAACAACCGGGGTTTTTACACGAAGCGTGTGATGCCTTTCCGGGGCAAATCATTGTCGGCTTAGACGCCAAAGACGGCATGGTCGCTACCGATGGCTGGGCCAAAGTCACCGACCACAATGTGATTGATTTGGCAAAACGCTTTGAAGGCTATGGCGTTGAAAGCATTATTTACACTGATATCGGCCGTGATGGCATGTTGTCTGGGGTGAATATCGAAGCCACTGTCAAATTAGCCCAAGCTTTAACCATCCCAGTCATTGCCTCTGGCGGTCTAACTAATTTGGACGATGTGCGTAAATTATGCGAAGTGGCCGATGAAGGCATCGAAGGTGTGATCACTGGCCGTGCTATTTATGAAGGCACCATCGATTTTGCCAAGGCACAAGACTTAGCGGATGAGCTTTCCGCCTAAATCGTCAGCGAGGGCGCATGGAAAAACCAGACTGGTTCAATTGGGCAAATGACGAAAGAAAAACGGGTGATTGGATTCGCGCCAATAACCCCAAGTGGTTTGCCGAGGTTTGCCAGATTTTGTTTGAATATGACCCGATGACGATTTCGCTAGTGAGCGAGCCGGAAGGTTATGCGCCAGAAGTAGGTAGTATTTTACGCAGTCTACCGCAGTGCTTGAACGTCGACGACGTGCAACAACTTCTTTTTAATGTTTTCACCCAATGGTTTACGCCAGAGTTTGCTGGCAGCCGCAGCCAATACGCTGAAGCTGCGGCCGCCATTTGGGAAAACTGGAAACAGCAACAACTCGATTAATCTGCGGTGCCTCACCGCACGGAAATAAAATGCCTTTAGCCAAACGTATTATTCCCTGCCTTGATGTCACTGCTGGCCGTGTCGTCAAAGGCGTCAACTTCCTCGAATTACGTGATGCCGGAGACCCTGTCGAAATTGCGCGCCGTTATGACGCACAAGGCGCTGACGAGCTGACCTTTCTCGACATTACCGCTTCAAGCGACAACCGCGATTTAATTTTGCACGTCATCGAAGCAGTTGCATCGCAAGTTTTTATCCCGCTCACCGTTGGCGGTGGCGTTCGCGTTCCTGACGACGTGCGTCGTTTACTCAACGCTGGCGCCGATAAAGTCAGCATCAATACCACAGCGGTGACCAATCCCGAAGTGGTCGAACAAGCCGCTAGCCGTTTTGGTAGCCAAGCCATTGTGGTGGCCATTGATGCTAAAGCCACCGATGCCACCAATAGCCGTTGGGAAGTCTTTACCCACGGCGGTCGCCGTGCAACCGGGCTCGATGCGGTGGAATGGGCACTAAAAATGCAGCAACTGGGCGCCGGTGAAATTTTACTCACCAGCATGGATAGAGATGGCACCAAGATCGGCTTCAATCTGCCACTAACGCGTGCCGTATCCGATGCGGTCAATATTCCAGTTATCGCCTCGGGTGGCGTAGGTAATTTGCAGCATTTGGTCGATGGCGTGAAGCAAGGCCATGCCGATGCAGTATTGGCGGCGAGCATCTTCCATTTTGGCGAATACTCAGTTCGAGACGCTAAGCTCGCCATGCAAGCAGCAGGCATTGAGGTGCGTTTATGAGCCAGCCACTTTGGCTTGATGAAATCCAGTGGGATGACAAAGGCCTAGTGCCGGTCATCGCCCAAGACGAAACATCAGGACGGGTCATGATGTTTGCGTATGCCAATAAAGAGGCCGTCGCACTTACCGCCGAGCGACATACCGCCCATTATTGGACTCGATCACGGCAAAAACTTTGGCACAAAGGCGAAGAATCAGGGCATTTTCAACACGTATCAGCCATTGAGCTCGATTGCGATGGTGATGTACTGATTTATAAAATTCGCCAAGAAGGTGGTATTGCCTGTCATACCGGCCGTGAAAGCTGCTTTTTCCGCACTTTGAAAAATGACCAATGGGTTGTTTCCGAAGCAGTTTTAAAAGATCCCAAGTCGATTTATGGTGCGAATCATCAACATTAAAAAATCTCACACCGTTACAATTGCCACGAACTTGTAACGTAAGCGCAATATAATCCCTCATGTTTGCTGTATGGAGCTCGCTATGGTTTCCGCTGAAATTCTTGAACGTTTATCGACTACGCTGGCTGAGCGTCGTTTAGCTGATCCAACTTCGTCTTATGTTGCCAAGCTGTATCATAAAGGCACCGATGAAATCCTCAAGAAAATCGGCGAAGAAGCAGTCGAAACCATTATGGCGGCTAAAGATGGCGACAAACTGCATTTGGTGCGAGAAGTTGCTGATTTATGGTTTCACACTATGGTTTTGCTGGCACATCAAGGCTTAAGCCATGAAGATGTACTGGCCGAATTAGCAAGACGTGAAGGCATTTCGGGTATTGATGAAAAAGCGGCACGTAAATAAGCACTCGTGCAAAAGTTTTATCGCCTAGCCTAAGCGCCGAAAATTGACATTGAAATTCGGCAAGGCTGCGATGCACGAAAACTTTTGCTGATCTACTTAGGTCTAATGGGAAGCACAATGAGCGATTGTTTATTTTGTAAAATTGTTGGCAAACAGATTCCTGCGAAAATCATTTATGAAGACGATGACCTCATCGCCTTTAACGATATTCGCCCAGCAGCCCCAGTGCATTTTTTAGTCATTCCGAAGCAACATATTGACTCTTTACTTGGCTGCACCGAACAAGATCAAGTTTTACTGGGTAAACTTTTGGCACGAGTACCACACATTGCGCGTGAACAAGGCTTACAAGCCGGCTTTAAAACAGCGATCAATACCGGTGAAGCGGGTGGGCAAGAAGTGTATCACTTACATTTACATGTCTTGGGTACCCCAGAAGAGTCATAGACGCTCAGACGCAGATTAATTACTCTGTATCAATATATCTATTTGTATTGATACAGAAATCTAGCATTTATCGGCGATCAATCGCCCTCTACTTATCGAGGCATATCATGGGTTCATTTAGTATTTGGCATTGGTTAGTGGTACTGGTCATTATCATCTTGGTTTTTGGCACCAAAAAATTAGGCTCAGTCGGTAAAGACTTAGGCTCAGCAGTCAAAGGCTTTAAAGATGGCTTAAAAGAAGGCGAACAAGCTGAAGCAGACGCCAAAAAACCAGCAGAAAAAGAAGTCGGTCGTGTCATTGATAACGACAAACCTTAAGCGTGCTTGGCACTCAGGTTTTCGCTATTTTTATTCACCCCGCTTTTTTCGGTAATGCCTGTGCTTGACATGAGTTTTGGTGAGTTATTAGTCATTGGTGCTGTCACATTGATTGTGGTGGGGCCGGAACGCATGCCTAAAGTTGCAAGAACGGCCGGCATGCTGCTGGGCCGCTTGCAGCGCTTTATCGCCAATGTGAAATCTGAAATCCACCAAGAAATGCAAATGGGCGAACTCGCCAAGCTAGAGGCCGAATTGCGCGAAGGGACCGATGATTTACGTAATTCAATTCATCAGCCCTTTGCCGACGCCGCCGCTATGCTAGCCGAAGGCGCTCAAATGCCGCCGACAGGCAGTGATGAGGACAGCAGCGCCGCTCTTCAGCATGCCATCGACACGTTGCCAGCACTCCCCAATAGTGCCTATCGCGATCGGCGCTAACCTCAATGAACGATGAATCACTAAGTTCATCACCTTGCGGCTGTGAATAGACCCAACCTTTGCCGACAGCGAAAAAGACATGATCGATAATCTACAGCCTTTATTTAGCCATTTATTAGAATTGCGCACCCGCCTAGTTCGTGGCGTACTGGTTTTTTTGCTGGGCTTTATCGTTGCCTTTGCTTTTTCAGCGCAACTTTACGATTTACTCGTGGCCCCGCTGGCAGCTGTTTTACCCGGCCAAAAATTAGTCACAATTGGTATTGCTTCACCGTTTATGGTGCAAGTTAAAATCGCCGCCTTAGTGGCTTTTGTCATTACCTTGCCGCACACTTTATTTCAGGCTTGGGCTTTTATTGCACCCGGTCTGTATCAGCATGAAAAAAAACTCATTATTCCTTTAATCATCGCCTCCAGCCTGTTGTTTCTTCTGGGCATGGCCTTTGCATATTTTCTGGTTTTTGGCGTTGTGTTTAAGTTTATTGTCTCGGTTGTGCCAGCCAGCATGCAATGGTTGCCTGACTCTGGCGAATATCTTGATTTTGCCATTGGCATGTTTTTGGCCTTTGGGGTGACTTTTGAAGTGCCGATTGCAGTGATTGTATTGGTCAAAATGGGCGTAGTCTCCATCGCAAAATTGCGTGAAATCCGCTCTTATGTCATTGTCGGCGCTTTTGTCATTGCTGCCATTGTTACGCCGCCCGATGTC includes these proteins:
- the hisD gene encoding histidinol dehydrogenase, with amino-acid sequence MIRRFDSTSVDFQSELTALLAFETSQDPQVDVRVAAILADVKARGDAAVIEYTNQFDGTSAQSMADLELSQAELKAAFERLPSDQAAALQAAAARVRSFHEKQKMTSWSYQDEDGTLLGQQVTALDRVGIYVPGGKATYPSSVLMNAIPAHVAGVQEIIMVVPTPRGERNDMVLGAAYVAGVSRAFTIGGAQAVGALAFGTQTIPQVDKITGPGNAYVAAAKRAVFGIVGIDMVAGPSEILVIADGNTPADWVAMDLFSQAEHDEIAQSILLCTDAAYLAEVEASIAKLLPSQPRKDIISASLANRGALILVKDLTEACEISNYIAPEHLELSVANPDALLPQIRHAGAIFMGQFTSESLGDYCAGPNHVLPTARSARFSSPLGVYDFQKRSSIIKVSEAGAQKLGKIASVLAHGEGLTAHANAAELRLKA
- the hisF gene encoding imidazole glycerol phosphate synthase subunit HisF, yielding MPLAKRIIPCLDVTAGRVVKGVNFLELRDAGDPVEIARRYDAQGADELTFLDITASSDNRDLILHVIEAVASQVFIPLTVGGGVRVPDDVRRLLNAGADKVSINTTAVTNPEVVEQAASRFGSQAIVVAIDAKATDATNSRWEVFTHGGRRATGLDAVEWALKMQQLGAGEILLTSMDRDGTKIGFNLPLTRAVSDAVNIPVIASGGVGNLQHLVDGVKQGHADAVLAASIFHFGEYSVRDAKLAMQAAGIEVRL
- a CDS encoding histidine triad nucleotide-binding protein; translated protein: MSDCLFCKIVGKQIPAKIIYEDDDLIAFNDIRPAAPVHFLVIPKQHIDSLLGCTEQDQVLLGKLLARVPHIAREQGLQAGFKTAINTGEAGGQEVYHLHLHVLGTPEES
- the hisB gene encoding imidazoleglycerol-phosphate dehydratase HisB, with the protein product MRQVTVSRNTLETQITITLNLDGTGISKFDTGVPFFEHMLDQVARHGLFDIEIKAVGDLHIDAHHTVEDVGITLGQAFAQAVGDKKGIVRYGHSYVPLDEALSRVVVDLSGRPCLEYDCEYTRAMIGGFDVDLFGEFFRGFVNHAAISLHIDNLKGKNAHHQAETIFKALGRALRMAVEHDPRMAGITPSTKGTLVG
- the hisA gene encoding 1-(5-phosphoribosyl)-5-[(5-phosphoribosylamino)methylideneamino]imidazole-4-carboxamide isomerase — protein: MLIIPAIDLKDGQCVRLRQGEMNDATVFSDDPASFVSHWLDQGARRMHLVDLNGAFAGKPKNLAAVKKILAAINGEVPVQLGGGIRSLETIEMYLDAGIDYVIIGTAAIKQPGFLHEACDAFPGQIIVGLDAKDGMVATDGWAKVTDHNVIDLAKRFEGYGVESIIYTDIGRDGMLSGVNIEATVKLAQALTIPVIASGGLTNLDDVRKLCEVADEGIEGVITGRAIYEGTIDFAKAQDLADELSA
- the hisH gene encoding imidazole glycerol phosphate synthase subunit HisH, translating into MKIAIVDYGMGNLHSVTKALEFVAQADAEIILTADPAVVASADKVVFPGQGAMPDCMRELEASGLKQAVLDAAASKPFLGICVGAQLLFEHSEEGNMDCLGVFKGKVIKFKPENMHDEHGQKLKVPHMGWNETFIVQDHPLWAGIADKERFYFVHSYHFAPAEPHDTIIETSYPNRFAVAIAKDNIFAIQCHPEKSHTAGLQLLRNFVHWNGKQ
- the tatA gene encoding Sec-independent protein translocase subunit TatA, whose amino-acid sequence is MGSFSIWHWLVVLVIIILVFGTKKLGSVGKDLGSAVKGFKDGLKEGEQAEADAKKPAEKEVGRVIDNDKP
- a CDS encoding phosphoribosyl-ATP diphosphatase, yielding MVSAEILERLSTTLAERRLADPTSSYVAKLYHKGTDEILKKIGEEAVETIMAAKDGDKLHLVREVADLWFHTMVLLAHQGLSHEDVLAELARREGISGIDEKAARK
- the tatC gene encoding twin-arginine translocase subunit TatC, encoding MIDNLQPLFSHLLELRTRLVRGVLVFLLGFIVAFAFSAQLYDLLVAPLAAVLPGQKLVTIGIASPFMVQVKIAALVAFVITLPHTLFQAWAFIAPGLYQHEKKLIIPLIIASSLLFLLGMAFAYFLVFGVVFKFIVSVVPASMQWLPDSGEYLDFAIGMFLAFGVTFEVPIAVIVLVKMGVVSIAKLREIRSYVIVGAFVIAAIVTPPDVVSQLMLAIPLCLLYELGVFIAAMLFRPKAVVPV
- a CDS encoding Sec-independent protein translocase subunit TatA/TatB, translating into MSFGELLVIGAVTLIVVGPERMPKVARTAGMLLGRLQRFIANVKSEIHQEMQMGELAKLEAELREGTDDLRNSIHQPFADAAAMLAEGAQMPPTGSDEDSSAALQHAIDTLPALPNSAYRDRR
- the hisI gene encoding phosphoribosyl-AMP cyclohydrolase translates to MSQPLWLDEIQWDDKGLVPVIAQDETSGRVMMFAYANKEAVALTAERHTAHYWTRSRQKLWHKGEESGHFQHVSAIELDCDGDVLIYKIRQEGGIACHTGRESCFFRTLKNDQWVVSEAVLKDPKSIYGANHQH